A portion of the Petrotoga mexicana DSM 14811 genome contains these proteins:
- the rpsE gene encoding 30S ribosomal protein S5 — MPSDQKVKATDAANELEERVIEIRRVSKVTKGGKTISFRAVSVVGNRNGKVGLGVGNAREVPQAIRKSIENAKNNIIEVPVRNGTIPYETIGEQDASTVLLFPAGPGTGVIASSAVRAVVELAGIDNILSKSISSTNVLNLAKATYNGLKKLRSPQEIAKLRDLTVKQVFFGAHEGV, encoded by the coding sequence ATGCCGAGCGATCAGAAAGTAAAAGCTACTGATGCTGCAAATGAATTAGAAGAAAGAGTAATTGAAATTCGAAGGGTCAGTAAAGTAACTAAAGGTGGAAAAACTATTTCATTTCGAGCTGTTTCAGTAGTAGGTAATAGAAATGGAAAAGTAGGATTAGGAGTTGGGAATGCCCGGGAAGTTCCACAAGCCATCAGAAAATCAATTGAAAATGCAAAGAATAATATAATAGAAGTCCCCGTTAGAAATGGAACCATTCCTTACGAAACAATCGGTGAACAAGATGCTTCCACCGTATTACTGTTCCCAGCAGGGCCAGGTACCGGTGTTATAGCTAGTTCAGCTGTAAGAGCCGTTGTTGAATTAGCAGGAATAGATAATATTCTAAGTAAATCCATTAGTTCAACGAACGTATTAAATTTAGCTAAAGCCACTTACAATGGATTAAAAAAGCTAAGATCTCCTCAAGAAATTGCAAAGTTGAGAGATTTAACTGTAAAACAAGTATTTTTTGGTGCACACGAGGGGGTATGA
- the rplO gene encoding 50S ribosomal protein L15, which yields MPLKIEDLKPTPGSRKPKKRLGRGIGSGLGKTSGKGHKGQKARGSGKIGKAFEGGQTNIIRRTPKFGFSNKPFKKVYSVVNVETLEKYFSENEEVTPDILLERKVIKKLNDGVKILGKGEISKPLVVKANFFSQTAREKIEAVGGKIEVIE from the coding sequence ATGCCACTTAAAATTGAAGATCTAAAACCTACACCAGGATCAAGAAAACCCAAAAAAAGGTTAGGAAGAGGAATTGGCTCAGGATTAGGAAAAACATCCGGAAAAGGGCACAAAGGTCAAAAGGCTAGAGGAAGTGGTAAAATCGGTAAAGCCTTTGAAGGTGGACAAACAAACATTATTAGAAGGACTCCAAAATTTGGATTTTCTAATAAACCATTCAAAAAAGTATATTCTGTTGTAAACGTAGAAACATTAGAAAAGTATTTCTCAGAAAATGAAGAAGTAACTCCAGATATACTTCTAGAAAGGAAAGTAATAAAAAAATTGAACGATGGAGTAAAAATATTAGGAAAAGGAGAAATATCAAAACCTCTTGTTGTCAAAGCTAACTTTTTCTCTCAAACTGCTAGAGAGAAAATTGAAGCTGTTGGCGGGAAAATAGAGGTGATTGAATAA
- the rplR gene encoding 50S ribosomal protein L18: MIKQLDKKALRRKRHLRVRKNVRGTPEKPRLTVFKSQKHIYAQIIDDTKGVTLVSASTTQKQLKEKLEKTWDENAAKEVGKLIAEKAKEKGITEIVFDRSGYKYHGKVKALAEAARETGLKF, translated from the coding sequence TTGATAAAACAATTAGACAAAAAAGCCCTTAGACGAAAAAGGCATTTAAGAGTGAGAAAAAACGTTAGAGGAACACCAGAAAAACCAAGACTAACAGTCTTTAAAAGTCAAAAGCATATATACGCTCAAATAATAGACGATACCAAAGGTGTCACATTGGTGTCTGCTTCAACAACCCAAAAACAATTGAAAGAAAAATTAGAAAAAACATGGGATGAAAACGCTGCAAAAGAAGTAGGGAAACTTATAGCTGAAAAAGCAAAAGAAAAAGGTATAACAGAAATAGTTTTTGATAGAAGCGGTTACAAATACCATGGAAAAGTAAAAGCTCTTGCTGAAGCAGCAAGAGAAACGGGCTTAAAGTTTTAG
- the map gene encoding type I methionyl aminopeptidase, which translates to MIIIKTDQEIEMMRRAGKKLARLLDALLPEIVKEGVNGESIEKYVLEYMEKEDAIPTFKGYNGYKYAINFSVNEEVVHGFPLRSKVLKNGDVVSVDCGLTYKGYIADSARTYIIGQVSEREKELVEATKESLYMGIKKAVVGNTISDIGHEVQTYIESKGFSVIREYVGHGVGRKLHEDPQIPNYGRRGRGPKIRKNMTLAIEPMVSMGSYEVDILEDGWTAVTRDRSKAAHFEHTIAVTENGPEILTQL; encoded by the coding sequence ATGATAATAATTAAGACTGATCAAGAAATAGAAATGATGAGACGGGCTGGAAAAAAGCTTGCCCGTCTTCTTGACGCTTTACTTCCAGAAATAGTAAAAGAAGGCGTTAACGGAGAAAGTATTGAAAAATATGTTTTAGAATACATGGAAAAGGAAGATGCTATACCCACCTTCAAAGGATATAACGGTTACAAATATGCGATCAACTTTTCTGTAAATGAAGAAGTTGTTCATGGATTTCCATTGAGAAGTAAAGTTTTAAAAAATGGCGATGTTGTATCCGTAGATTGTGGTTTAACCTACAAAGGGTACATAGCAGATTCCGCCAGAACCTACATAATAGGACAAGTTTCTGAAAGGGAAAAAGAATTGGTTGAAGCGACCAAAGAATCTTTGTACATGGGTATAAAAAAAGCTGTTGTTGGTAATACCATTAGTGACATTGGACACGAAGTTCAAACTTACATTGAAAGTAAAGGTTTTTCTGTAATAAGGGAATACGTAGGTCACGGCGTAGGAAGGAAATTACATGAAGATCCTCAAATTCCAAATTATGGAAGACGGGGTAGAGGTCCAAAAATAAGAAAAAACATGACCCTCGCAATAGAACCGATGGTATCTATGGGCAGTTACGAAGTAGATATTTTAGAAGACGGTTGGACAGCGGTAACCAGGGATAGATCAAAAGCCGCACATTTTGAGCATACAATTGCCGTGACAGAAAATGGTCCAGAAATACTAACACAACTATGA
- a CDS encoding type Z 30S ribosomal protein S14, whose product MAKKALIEKSKRTPKYKTREYSRCKVCGRPRAVYREFGLCRICFREKALEGKLPGVKKASW is encoded by the coding sequence ATGGCAAAAAAGGCACTTATAGAAAAATCTAAAAGAACTCCAAAGTATAAAACAAGAGAGTACTCACGATGTAAAGTATGTGGTAGACCAAGAGCTGTTTATAGAGAATTTGGTTTATGTAGGATATGTTTCAGAGAAAAAGCTCTAGAAGGTAAACTTCCTGGAGTTAAGAAGGCTAGCTGGTAA
- a CDS encoding adenylate kinase — MRLLFFGPPGAGKGTQAKRVAKEFDVVHISTGDILRDAVSKGTELGKKAKAIMDRGELVSDEIMNSLVKEKLEELDSFILDGYPRTLDQAKFLDQATKELKKEIDAAVLIDVSEEEIVKRISNRRVCPNCGKVYNLITLKPKEDEKCDVCGTKLIQRDDDKEEVVRERYKVYKKNTEPVIEYYRKNNKIITIDGVQNIEDVTKELFNILRSFNK, encoded by the coding sequence TTGAGACTTTTATTTTTCGGACCCCCTGGTGCAGGTAAAGGAACCCAAGCAAAAAGGGTAGCCAAGGAGTTTGATGTTGTACATATATCCACCGGAGATATTTTAAGAGACGCTGTTAGCAAAGGTACAGAATTAGGTAAAAAGGCTAAAGCAATTATGGATCGTGGTGAATTAGTTTCAGATGAAATAATGAATAGTTTGGTAAAAGAAAAATTGGAAGAATTAGATTCTTTTATTCTTGATGGTTATCCTAGAACTTTAGATCAAGCAAAATTTTTGGATCAAGCAACAAAAGAGTTAAAAAAAGAAATAGATGCGGCAGTACTAATCGACGTTTCCGAAGAGGAAATAGTAAAAAGGATAAGTAATAGAAGGGTCTGCCCAAACTGTGGAAAAGTATATAATTTAATTACACTTAAACCAAAAGAAGACGAAAAATGTGATGTATGTGGTACAAAATTAATTCAAAGAGACGATGACAAAGAAGAAGTAGTCAGAGAAAGGTATAAAGTATATAAGAAAAATACCGAGCCCGTAATAGAATATTATAGAAAAAATAACAAAATAATTACAATAGACGGTGTCCAAAATATTGAAGACGTTACAAAAGAATTGTTTAATATACTAAGGAGTTTTAATAAATAA
- the rpmD gene encoding 50S ribosomal protein L30, translating into MSSLKIKLVRGRAGKNKRQLATLDALDLTRKDKVVIKPDNPQIRGMIRTVHHLVEWEEIDS; encoded by the coding sequence ATGTCAAGCCTAAAAATAAAATTAGTAAGAGGAAGAGCAGGGAAGAACAAAAGACAATTAGCTACTCTCGATGCTTTAGATTTAACTAGAAAAGATAAAGTAGTAATAAAACCTGACAATCCTCAAATTAGAGGAATGATAAGGACTGTACATCACTTAGTTGAGTGGGAAGAAATCGATTCTTAA
- the rpsH gene encoding 30S ribosomal protein S8 yields the protein MWSDPVADMLTRIRNANSVFKESVEIPASNLKRDILEIMKKEGFINDYKFIDDGKQGILKVYLKYKGTRRDKKPIMEGIIKVSKSGRRVYVNTRNIPKVKGGLGIAILSTSLGVMTDKEARDKKVGGEVICYVW from the coding sequence ATGTGGAGCGATCCGGTAGCTGATATGCTAACCAGAATAAGGAATGCCAATTCGGTGTTCAAAGAAAGTGTTGAAATACCCGCTTCGAACTTAAAAAGAGACATTTTAGAAATAATGAAAAAAGAAGGATTTATCAATGATTATAAATTTATAGACGATGGTAAGCAAGGAATACTCAAAGTCTATCTAAAGTACAAAGGTACTAGAAGAGACAAAAAACCTATAATGGAAGGAATCATAAAGGTTTCAAAAAGCGGAAGAAGAGTATATGTTAATACCCGTAACATACCAAAAGTCAAAGGTGGATTAGGTATAGCTATACTCTCAACGTCCTTAGGAGTAATGACCGATAAAGAAGCGAGAGATAAAAAAGTTGGTGGAGAAGTAATCTGTTATGTATGGTGA
- the secY gene encoding preprotein translocase subunit SecY, protein MFKAFRNVFRIPELRDRVIFTFLALIGFRIGIYIPIPGINIEAWQSALSGAAQGAVGGFIGFFDVFAGGALSNLSIFVLSVTPYITASIIFQLLSSIIPSLKEMLREGESGRKKFAHYTRMLTLVLAFGQGLLMSIAANNYRSPNLSPVLFVTLATVSIAAGTMFLLWIGELITEKGIGNGVSVLIFAGIVSRYPTYAAEALIGLTPLEWILLAAVAIFIVIAVVAVQTSERRINIQYAKRVVGTKIYGGSSTYLPIKVNGGGVIPIIFASAIMTLPSMIAGVTNTTVDDRLFAIGAPLYLVLYGLLVFFFTYFYSSVVMDPNDVADNIRNYGGFIPGLRPGKPTVNYITSVMTRVTFIGAIFLVVIALVPYFIRGASGMQQIWIGGTSTLIAVGVALDIVQQMEQHMIVRQYEGFMKKGRLRGRR, encoded by the coding sequence ATGTTCAAAGCCTTTAGGAACGTTTTTAGGATTCCTGAATTAAGGGATAGGGTTATATTCACCTTTTTAGCGTTGATAGGGTTTAGGATAGGTATTTACATCCCCATTCCGGGAATAAATATTGAGGCATGGCAATCTGCTTTAAGTGGAGCAGCCCAAGGAGCGGTTGGAGGATTCATCGGTTTTTTTGACGTTTTTGCTGGGGGAGCATTAAGCAATTTATCTATATTTGTTCTCTCAGTAACACCCTATATTACAGCTTCGATCATTTTTCAACTTCTCTCTTCTATAATACCTAGTTTAAAAGAAATGTTGAGAGAAGGTGAAAGTGGGAGAAAAAAATTCGCTCATTACACCAGGATGTTAACGTTAGTGTTAGCTTTTGGGCAAGGATTATTAATGTCCATAGCTGCCAACAATTACAGATCCCCCAACCTATCACCAGTCCTCTTTGTAACTTTAGCAACCGTTTCTATAGCAGCAGGAACGATGTTTTTACTATGGATAGGTGAATTAATCACCGAAAAAGGAATAGGAAACGGAGTATCTGTTTTAATATTTGCAGGTATAGTATCGAGGTATCCTACATATGCAGCAGAAGCTCTCATAGGTTTAACTCCGTTAGAATGGATACTCTTAGCGGCTGTTGCCATATTTATAGTAATAGCCGTGGTAGCGGTTCAAACCTCTGAAAGAAGAATTAATATTCAGTATGCAAAAAGAGTGGTCGGCACCAAAATTTATGGAGGTTCCTCAACATATTTACCTATTAAGGTAAACGGTGGAGGGGTAATTCCAATAATCTTTGCTTCGGCTATCATGACTCTACCCAGTATGATTGCTGGAGTGACAAACACGACGGTAGACGATAGACTATTCGCCATAGGTGCTCCACTTTACCTTGTGTTGTATGGTTTGTTGGTTTTCTTTTTTACATACTTCTACAGTTCTGTTGTTATGGATCCAAACGATGTAGCTGATAATATAAGAAATTATGGTGGGTTCATACCAGGTTTAAGACCAGGAAAGCCGACTGTTAATTACATTACTTCAGTTATGACCAGAGTAACGTTCATAGGAGCTATCTTTTTGGTTGTAATCGCTTTGGTTCCCTACTTTATCAGAGGTGCTTCAGGGATGCAGCAAATCTGGATAGGTGGTACCAGTACCCTAATAGCAGTAGGAGTTGCTTTAGACATAGTTCAACAGATGGAGCAACACATGATAGTTAGACAGTATGAAGGTTTTATGAAAAAAGGAAGGCTACGAGGAAGGAGATGA
- the rplF gene encoding 50S ribosomal protein L6, translated as MPQSRIADKPTIIPDGVELSVDGQTIKIKGKNGELSLNLPEYLEINRDNNELMIKSKEGVVKRSSDEKRLKALRGTFTSHVRNMIKGVTEGYQKELEITGIGYRAQLQGKNLVLNIGYSKPVEFPVPEGITIEVPQPTRVVVKGIDKYKVGEVAARIRSLRKVNVYSGKGIKYVGESVLRKEGKKV; from the coding sequence ATGCCACAATCGAGAATAGCTGATAAACCAACAATTATTCCTGATGGTGTAGAATTATCTGTGGATGGACAAACAATAAAAATCAAAGGTAAAAACGGTGAATTAAGTCTAAATTTACCCGAATATTTAGAAATTAATAGAGATAACAACGAATTAATGATTAAGTCAAAAGAAGGCGTGGTTAAAAGAAGTTCCGACGAAAAACGATTAAAAGCGCTCAGAGGCACGTTCACATCTCATGTGAGAAACATGATTAAAGGTGTAACTGAAGGATACCAAAAAGAATTGGAGATTACTGGTATTGGGTACAGAGCGCAACTTCAAGGGAAAAATTTAGTCTTGAATATTGGTTATTCAAAGCCGGTAGAATTTCCGGTGCCTGAAGGAATAACAATAGAGGTTCCACAACCCACACGAGTGGTGGTTAAAGGTATAGATAAATACAAAGTTGGAGAAGTCGCTGCAAGAATAAGAAGTTTGAGAAAAGTTAACGTATACAGCGGTAAAGGTATAAAATACGTTGGAGAAAGTGTTTTAAGAAAAGAAGGAAAGAAAGTTTAA